A stretch of the Thermofilum adornatum genome encodes the following:
- a CDS encoding 30S ribosomal protein S17e: MGNVKPKLVKRTAKMLVEMHPDAFTTDFEFNKRKVAELLDISSEMLRNQIAGYVTRLVKRQKLIEQKLAMRQEITMTDEEEYIKRIEGFTS; this comes from the coding sequence ATGGGCAATGTAAAACCGAAGCTGGTCAAGAGGACAGCCAAAATGCTGGTAGAGATGCACCCAGACGCGTTTACAACGGACTTCGAGTTTAACAAGAGGAAGGTAGCAGAGCTCTTAGATATATCTTCTGAAATGTTGCGAAACCAGATTGCTGGTTATGTTACTCGGCTAGTTAAGAGGCAGAAACTTATTGAGCAAAAGCTGGCTATGCGTCAGGAAATTACCATGACGGACGAGGAGGAGTACATAAAGAGGATAGAGGGCTTCACGTCGTAG
- a CDS encoding 30S ribosomal protein S8e has protein sequence MGIYHGNDLRKITGGLKGRIAKKKRKALTGGYPILTTIGQKNEIKVVKATGETYKAKVKQAMEVNVYIPKEKKTVKTKITKFIDNPSNKDLARRGIITKGAIVQTEIGKAVITSRPGQDGVLNAVLVE, from the coding sequence ATGGGTATATACCACGGTAACGATTTAAGAAAAATAACAGGAGGACTAAAGGGGAGAATTGCAAAGAAGAAGAGAAAAGCCTTGACAGGGGGATATCCTATACTCACAACTATTGGACAGAAAAACGAGATTAAAGTTGTAAAAGCAACTGGTGAGACATACAAAGCCAAAGTAAAACAAGCTATGGAGGTAAATGTGTATATTCCGAAAGAAAAGAAAACAGTAAAAACGAAGATTACCAAGTTCATTGACAATCCCTCAAACAAAGACTTGGCTAGAAGGGGCATAATAACCAAGGGAGCAATAGTCCAGACAGAAATTGGAAAAGCTGTGATTACCTCCAGACCTGGCCAAGACGGGGTCTTAAACGCGGTTCTCGTTGAATAG
- a CDS encoding DUF655 domain-containing protein, which translates to MHSRGDYPKRPFKPLEEEVIVLDVLPYGDPIRGIRSPLIQTIGVSRFLLIELRSLIHQAPSLKPLDLVSLSSSLDGKILAFGRYLAYEDLTATAKSTLPDAIALIVKSQEKRFVNFFNNAQPLSKKAHTLELLKGIGKKTLWTILDERRKKPFESYEDIKKRVDIDPVKLIVERILDELRSPQTIYLFVNPPYGPSPKRSFEERRGWG; encoded by the coding sequence TTGCATTCAAGAGGAGACTATCCGAAGAGACCTTTTAAACCTTTAGAAGAGGAAGTCATTGTTCTAGACGTCCTTCCATACGGTGATCCTATCCGTGGCATACGGTCACCCCTGATACAGACAATTGGAGTTTCAAGGTTTCTTCTAATAGAGCTTAGATCACTTATACATCAGGCGCCATCCCTAAAGCCACTGGACTTGGTGTCTCTTAGTTCTAGCCTGGACGGCAAGATTCTAGCATTTGGCAGATACCTGGCATACGAGGACTTAACTGCTACTGCGAAGTCTACTCTTCCAGATGCCATCGCATTGATTGTCAAGTCTCAGGAAAAACGTTTTGTAAACTTTTTCAATAACGCCCAGCCATTGTCGAAAAAGGCACATACATTGGAACTTCTTAAGGGCATAGGCAAGAAGACATTGTGGACGATTCTAGATGAAAGAAGAAAAAAGCCTTTCGAGTCTTACGAGGACATAAAGAAAAGGGTGGACATTGACCCTGTAAAGCTTATCGTTGAAAGGATACTTGACGAACTTAGAAGCCCACAGACAATATACTTATTTGTTAATCCTCCCTATGGTCCTTCTCCCAAGAGGAGCTTTGAAGAACGTAGAGGCTGGGGCTAA
- a CDS encoding carboxypeptidase-like regulatory domain-containing protein, producing the protein MKRIIGLLVVLLVALPLVSMVVPQPVNAEFYAKVDVQLAVSDSLVLDFGSKNVISVAGAAEPPGFKLEKVVVVFDDAAPPQIVPVKYDSVSQSMGKVKSIASNSGEVVLASNGFNGTVSVRVLTYFVKTYYEKLGDGNLTVDTSEFSGLGIQDVILKVTLDNYAPYSIAGVIGPNGDNLMDLGIQERLGAGIVKVDPKHVEINVGRVGFGKYTITVAKGEEKVMPNALLVVEDTFTEITVPAKSSKVFSLKNRNGWSPLGFIVVLYSVSPGPLSIDPTTGIEAAMASYVFSRQEEFDIRGASLLIPPLLMNYWIKGYIVFGQTVKINNNQNRDLQALIVPIYYKEAGTWTPNGLVVKVSKADIGNAYSAYIVVQVPAIARISSIVLPSGQVIQNVENYTTGWLGTWRTAVLEKNEATIMVKNGDAMEDGTYVFNINWAPLTLKFVDSKGYPISGVKVHVEGPVSLDTLSGADGTAKINIYAPGVYKITGTFKGVEIASITLGTLMDQDIVLKCPVYNLRVKVVTALGNTLTGATVTITNDGGYSQSMETDANGIAVFQQLPTTKYTIEASYKRISTKTTITLTGDQEVTVNTGILLDIPLLGPITAVEALAAGAATMVAGVLLSGVKRGKDKEEVEIELD; encoded by the coding sequence ATGAAGAGAATAATTGGATTGTTAGTAGTGCTACTTGTAGCTCTACCATTGGTTAGCATGGTGGTTCCCCAGCCTGTAAACGCCGAGTTTTACGCTAAGGTCGATGTCCAGCTCGCCGTATCGGATAGTCTGGTTCTAGACTTTGGAAGCAAGAACGTTATTAGTGTAGCAGGGGCGGCTGAGCCGCCAGGCTTCAAGCTAGAGAAAGTAGTCGTGGTTTTCGACGACGCGGCTCCACCACAGATTGTCCCAGTAAAGTATGACTCGGTTAGTCAGTCCATGGGAAAGGTAAAGTCGATAGCATCAAATAGTGGGGAAGTCGTTTTAGCATCGAACGGCTTCAATGGCACAGTAAGTGTCAGGGTGTTGACGTACTTTGTTAAGACTTACTATGAGAAGCTCGGCGATGGAAACTTAACAGTTGACACTTCGGAATTTTCCGGCTTAGGAATCCAGGACGTCATACTCAAAGTTACACTCGACAACTATGCACCCTACAGTATAGCTGGAGTCATTGGTCCAAATGGCGACAACCTAATGGATCTCGGCATACAGGAGAGGCTAGGTGCAGGGATAGTAAAAGTTGATCCAAAACATGTCGAGATAAATGTTGGACGAGTCGGGTTCGGAAAATACACTATAACGGTTGCCAAGGGAGAAGAAAAAGTCATGCCAAACGCGCTCCTCGTGGTAGAGGACACATTTACCGAAATAACTGTGCCTGCAAAGTCCTCCAAGGTATTCAGCCTCAAGAACAGAAACGGTTGGAGCCCACTTGGATTCATAGTAGTCCTTTACTCAGTGTCTCCTGGACCCCTATCAATCGATCCAACAACCGGTATCGAGGCTGCAATGGCTAGCTATGTCTTTTCAAGGCAGGAAGAATTCGATATAAGGGGAGCGTCTCTCCTCATACCGCCGCTCCTCATGAACTACTGGATAAAGGGCTACATCGTGTTTGGACAAACAGTAAAGATAAACAACAACCAGAATAGAGACCTGCAGGCCCTGATAGTTCCAATATACTACAAGGAGGCTGGAACCTGGACACCGAACGGGCTAGTAGTAAAGGTTTCAAAGGCCGACATAGGAAATGCGTACTCAGCCTACATAGTGGTCCAGGTACCCGCAATCGCCAGAATCTCCTCAATAGTACTGCCAAGCGGACAAGTAATACAAAACGTAGAAAACTACACTACTGGATGGCTTGGAACATGGCGCACAGCCGTCCTCGAGAAAAACGAGGCTACAATAATGGTAAAGAACGGCGATGCCATGGAGGATGGAACCTACGTCTTCAACATTAACTGGGCACCACTTACACTCAAATTTGTCGACTCGAAAGGATACCCGATCTCAGGCGTAAAGGTTCACGTGGAAGGCCCAGTCTCACTTGACACATTGAGCGGAGCCGATGGCACAGCAAAGATAAACATCTATGCTCCGGGCGTCTACAAGATCACTGGAACATTCAAGGGAGTCGAGATAGCCTCGATAACTCTCGGCACTCTCATGGACCAAGACATAGTACTCAAGTGCCCAGTCTACAACCTACGTGTCAAGGTAGTTACTGCTTTGGGCAACACCCTCACCGGAGCAACCGTAACCATTACAAATGACGGTGGATATTCCCAGTCAATGGAGACAGATGCAAACGGAATAGCGGTCTTCCAGCAGCTACCAACTACAAAGTACACCATCGAGGCAAGCTACAAGAGAATCTCAACCAAGACCACAATAACGCTTACAGGCGACCAAGAAGTCACAGTCAACACGGGCATACTACTAGACATCCCACTCCTCGGACCAATAACTGCGGTAGAGGCACTTGCGGCAGGAGCCGCAACAATGGTTGCAGGCGTGCTCCTTTCAGGCGTAAAGAGAGGCAAAGACAAGGAAGAAGTAGAAATCGAGCTCGACTAA
- a CDS encoding tRNA pseudouridine(54/55) synthase Pus10, with translation MVSEVLQKAEKILRENPSVCDWCLGRFFGLRGSELTNAERGKAIKTLLFMEAYQAVPRNVDEELLKGLARSGFAPARELVKKLFGEEIEKSTCSVCGGLTEKYEEIAKRVLGEAKNYEFTTFEIGIRIPPSILRREEDFWVRYGLSSAENLKNEASREIGKAFSKLSGKEYSRNNPELTIIIDLENDSIEFLPAPLFIYGRYRKLVRGLPQSPWPQPDERIKFPTSIEELIAKPAIEMFKAENAKLHAAGREDIDVRTLGSGRPFVLELKRPRIRNADLKILQEKINKEANGLIEVFDLKFADRKTLKRLKSLSSIAKKKYVARVVFEGSLDDAKLQELPKIFHHATINQWTPTRVLHRRADKLRKKIVYSVDVRKISDNEAELVIEAQGGFYIKEFIHGDNGRTTPSIAEYLGVGVKSIELDVVEIEEAFSS, from the coding sequence ATGGTGTCAGAGGTTCTTCAAAAAGCAGAGAAGATTCTTCGTGAAAACCCCTCGGTTTGCGACTGGTGTCTTGGAAGATTTTTTGGTCTTAGAGGCTCCGAGTTGACTAACGCCGAGCGGGGAAAAGCCATAAAGACACTTCTATTCATGGAGGCGTATCAGGCTGTACCAAGAAATGTTGATGAAGAACTTCTTAAGGGCCTCGCGAGGAGCGGCTTTGCCCCCGCGCGGGAACTCGTCAAAAAGCTTTTTGGGGAAGAAATTGAAAAGTCCACATGTAGTGTGTGCGGTGGCCTAACAGAGAAATATGAAGAGATAGCGAAAAGGGTTTTAGGAGAAGCAAAGAACTACGAGTTTACGACTTTTGAGATAGGGATACGTATTCCTCCGAGTATTCTTCGTAGAGAAGAAGACTTCTGGGTGAGGTATGGATTATCGTCTGCCGAGAACCTCAAGAACGAGGCAAGCAGAGAGATAGGCAAAGCCTTTTCAAAGCTTTCTGGAAAAGAGTATAGCCGAAACAATCCAGAGCTCACCATCATTATAGACCTGGAAAATGATAGTATCGAGTTTCTTCCTGCACCCCTGTTCATATATGGGAGATATAGGAAGCTCGTACGTGGACTTCCGCAGAGTCCGTGGCCACAGCCAGATGAGCGTATAAAGTTCCCAACAAGTATTGAGGAACTTATCGCGAAGCCGGCCATTGAAATGTTTAAAGCTGAAAATGCTAAGCTCCACGCTGCTGGGAGAGAAGACATAGATGTTCGCACCCTCGGCAGTGGGAGACCGTTTGTTTTAGAGCTTAAAAGACCGAGGATAAGAAATGCGGACTTGAAGATTTTGCAGGAGAAGATAAACAAGGAGGCTAATGGCCTTATAGAGGTATTTGATCTGAAATTTGCCGACAGGAAAACTTTGAAGAGGCTCAAAAGCCTATCATCAATAGCTAAAAAGAAATATGTAGCCCGCGTCGTCTTCGAGGGATCTTTGGACGATGCCAAGCTACAGGAACTACCCAAGATTTTCCATCATGCCACGATTAATCAATGGACGCCAACAAGAGTACTCCATAGGCGTGCAGATAAGCTTAGAAAGAAAATAGTGTATTCCGTCGATGTTAGAAAGATTTCTGACAATGAGGCTGAGCTCGTTATTGAGGCTCAGGGAGGATTCTATATTAAAGAATTTATACACGGAGACAACGGCAGGACAACGCCGAGCATAGCTGAGTATCTGGGTGTAGGTGTAAAAAGTATAGAGCTGGATGTAGTTGAAATTGAAGAAGCTTTTTCAAGTTAA
- the tgtA gene encoding tRNA guanosine(15) transglycosylase TgtA, whose protein sequence is MVWSEVFEIEEIDLLGRNGKLYTRRGVVETPTLTPVINPSKPVVEPREIADMGFKLLMTNSYIVKRHYGELAKEIGVHGVLGVETPIMTDSGAYQLMVYGHVEVDPIEIVNYEIEIGSDIGVILDIPTRKGVAKEQVLSEVNETIRRASDSLKLDRKGMLLVGPVQGGQYVDIVAYSASKMAQMPFDVYAVGGPTQFMEEYDFPELVKLVMTARLNLPWEAPLHLFGAGHPMMLPLAVAMGVDTFDSASYVLYAREDRILTPRGTLRLEEIRELPCNCPVCSKYTASELREMPKQERTVLLTKHNLYVIMREIRNIREAIHEGRLWEILEEKAMTHPSMREALKTYARYAEYIAKTHPVTRSPVQGVFFYSWLSRYRPEVVRHINRLARRHHKSRDILLVFEETPQKPFTRMGLIKELLSIDKDLPVDVDFVVLSASFSIIPLELDGVYPLSQYEAASTVFEEAKDEISTDLVWFVLSKEYKGLIFVYHSLPRSFVEQLQQKLVLEGVLFIPIKIESYNDALKNPGELDAKIRQSIRSLENILSSEKR, encoded by the coding sequence ATGGTTTGGAGTGAAGTATTCGAGATAGAAGAGATAGATCTCCTCGGTAGAAATGGGAAGCTTTACACGAGAAGAGGAGTCGTAGAGACACCTACATTGACCCCCGTTATAAACCCGTCTAAACCCGTAGTTGAGCCGCGGGAAATCGCCGATATGGGCTTTAAGCTGTTGATGACCAATAGTTACATTGTTAAGCGTCACTATGGTGAGCTGGCTAAGGAAATAGGTGTCCACGGCGTTCTCGGCGTAGAAACCCCCATAATGACAGACTCTGGCGCGTATCAGTTAATGGTATATGGCCATGTGGAAGTGGATCCTATCGAAATCGTGAATTATGAAATTGAAATCGGGTCCGATATTGGAGTTATCCTAGACATCCCAACAAGGAAAGGTGTAGCCAAGGAGCAAGTCTTGAGCGAGGTAAACGAAACAATTCGAAGGGCAAGCGATTCTCTGAAGCTGGATAGGAAGGGTATGCTCCTTGTAGGTCCTGTGCAGGGAGGCCAGTATGTAGACATAGTTGCTTATTCTGCTAGCAAGATGGCTCAGATGCCTTTCGACGTGTATGCAGTTGGAGGCCCTACACAGTTTATGGAGGAATATGACTTCCCAGAACTCGTCAAGCTGGTCATGACTGCACGGCTAAACCTGCCCTGGGAGGCCCCCCTCCACCTGTTTGGTGCTGGTCATCCAATGATGCTTCCCTTGGCTGTAGCGATGGGTGTAGATACTTTTGACTCTGCATCGTATGTTCTCTATGCACGAGAAGATAGGATTTTGACGCCTAGAGGAACTCTTCGTCTAGAGGAGATAAGGGAGCTCCCCTGCAACTGTCCAGTATGTTCAAAATACACGGCTAGTGAATTGAGAGAGATGCCCAAGCAGGAAAGAACTGTCCTACTTACTAAGCATAACCTATACGTCATAATGAGGGAAATAAGGAACATACGTGAGGCAATCCATGAGGGCAGGTTGTGGGAAATATTAGAAGAAAAAGCCATGACACATCCATCCATGCGGGAGGCGTTAAAAACCTATGCAAGGTATGCTGAATACATTGCAAAGACACATCCAGTTACAAGGTCGCCAGTACAAGGTGTTTTCTTTTATAGTTGGCTGAGCAGGTACAGACCGGAGGTTGTAAGACACATTAATAGACTTGCTAGAAGACACCACAAGTCCCGTGACATACTGCTTGTGTTCGAAGAAACACCACAGAAGCCATTTACCCGTATGGGACTTATAAAAGAGCTTCTCTCTATTGACAAGGATCTACCAGTCGACGTAGACTTTGTTGTGCTGTCTGCATCTTTTTCAATTATTCCTCTTGAACTGGACGGAGTGTATCCTCTTTCACAATACGAAGCTGCAAGTACAGTATTTGAGGAGGCAAAGGACGAGATCTCGACGGATCTTGTATGGTTTGTTCTGAGCAAAGAATACAAGGGACTCATTTTTGTCTACCACTCTCTTCCGAGAAGCTTTGTGGAACAGCTTCAGCAAAAACTTGTGCTTGAGGGGGTACTCTTTATACCTATAAAGATTGAAAGCTATAATGATGCCTTAAAAAATCCCGGAGAACTCGATGCAAAGATAAGGCAGTCAATACGGTCTCTGGAAAATATCCTTTCTTCAGAAAAAAGGTAA
- a CDS encoding histone family protein: MSDRGQKSRDHELPLAPLRRIFRSQGADRVSDDAVALLREYLEKVAKEIALEAVEASRHANRKTVTDEDVKFAISRLQRTYMLQSL, translated from the coding sequence ATGTCTGATAGGGGTCAAAAATCGAGGGACCATGAGTTGCCTCTAGCTCCTCTGCGTAGGATTTTTCGAAGCCAGGGGGCCGACCGTGTTAGTGATGATGCTGTGGCGTTGCTCCGTGAGTATCTGGAGAAGGTTGCTAAAGAGATAGCTTTGGAGGCTGTGGAGGCTTCTCGGCATGCCAACAGGAAGACCGTCACAGATGAGGATGTAAAATTTGCTATTTCCCGTCTGCAGAGGACGTATATGCTCCAGTCTCTATGA
- a CDS encoding M56 family metallopeptidase has protein sequence MDEKIDFFIPPACLDETEKVFSEIKIFLASNGYRVRTEKRNLVVAENIYSGEKIGVIFSGHKVSFFLDKNHKGLDLKKLYQKIFSLCGSKREVVFIFPLSKGKAKPKTFFSKNREVYNWAFLAVPLLTLLIFMTEIFQASIWSLFLYTVLLVFVFISLVSLVLPIVLKATRADDKQLLVIKIQVDGQVLPREKYLSTKKALYQVVSQKIDEETISTVLRNNSVNPTKLSIYVFDFKEVFQTNKKKPRVYLVNTVKRVSYSISFPRPLVLISTGLLAELTPEELKGVLMHEYSHIKNRDTVILPLLFLTGVPIAYWILSSSPHSSFFIIFLVAYYVSLSLLFKAIELRADVYATRKVGGDVYSKTIVKLEYPRLIRHETAVTKILNLLNIASYPLPTQRLHAVEHSHFIKGHIFEMIKFLFS, from the coding sequence ATGGACGAAAAAATAGACTTCTTTATTCCTCCAGCATGTCTCGATGAAACAGAGAAAGTTTTTTCTGAAATCAAAATTTTCCTAGCAAGTAATGGTTACCGGGTAAGAACTGAAAAAAGAAATCTTGTCGTAGCCGAGAACATATACAGTGGAGAGAAGATAGGTGTAATTTTTTCTGGCCATAAAGTGTCCTTTTTTCTAGACAAGAATCATAAAGGCTTAGACCTGAAAAAACTCTACCAAAAAATTTTTTCACTCTGCGGCTCAAAACGAGAAGTTGTATTCATTTTTCCCCTTTCGAAAGGAAAAGCAAAGCCTAAAACATTCTTTTCGAAAAACAGGGAAGTATATAATTGGGCGTTCCTTGCAGTCCCACTGCTAACTTTACTTATATTCATGACAGAAATTTTCCAGGCATCTATTTGGTCTCTTTTCCTCTACACTGTTCTACTGGTCTTCGTCTTCATTAGCTTAGTGAGCCTTGTATTACCCATTGTATTAAAGGCAACGAGAGCTGACGACAAGCAACTCCTAGTTATCAAGATACAGGTCGACGGTCAAGTATTGCCGAGAGAAAAATATCTCTCAACAAAAAAAGCTCTATATCAGGTGGTTAGCCAAAAAATCGATGAAGAAACAATATCGACAGTGTTAAGGAACAACAGTGTAAATCCTACGAAGCTATCAATATACGTCTTTGACTTTAAAGAAGTCTTCCAGACAAACAAAAAGAAGCCACGGGTCTACTTAGTTAACACGGTAAAGCGTGTATCCTACAGTATCTCATTCCCAAGGCCCTTGGTTCTTATCTCTACTGGACTATTGGCAGAGCTAACTCCTGAAGAACTAAAAGGCGTCCTGATGCATGAATATTCTCACATCAAAAACAGGGATACTGTAATCTTACCTCTTCTATTCTTGACAGGAGTTCCGATAGCCTACTGGATACTTTCCTCAAGCCCTCATTCCTCATTCTTTATAATTTTTCTCGTAGCATACTATGTTTCTTTGTCTCTTCTTTTTAAAGCTATAGAACTCAGGGCAGACGTATATGCTACAAGAAAAGTCGGTGGAGACGTCTACTCAAAAACAATAGTCAAACTCGAGTATCCAAGATTGATAAGACACGAGACAGCCGTGACAAAGATATTGAACCTGCTAAACATTGCTAGCTACCCTCTGCCCACCCAGAGACTCCATGCAGTAGAGCATTCACATTTCATCAAGGGACACATTTTCGAAATGATAAAGTTCCTTTTCAGCTAG
- a CDS encoding proteasome assembly chaperone family protein, whose amino-acid sequence MGTREIVYAKNTKILLNEGVSPKIFVTGFHGVGHVGWIATRHIVTKLEAKRVGMVLTPNMTPFVSIKNGVVTPYELYAKDNLLAFLPNVPVSPKDSIIVPQMLAQMIFDMHVDMVILFGGLDASFAEPDSRPRIAPTSSFLSNYAEIINKHGLPIIDERLGIVGPLATLLTYFEAGNIPAVAILPYASLDRPDPRAAAQAVEIFSNITGIGIDVKELLEEGEQLEKQLEELEKKIKDTMKNRESLVYHV is encoded by the coding sequence ATGGGGACGCGTGAAATAGTCTATGCTAAGAACACTAAAATATTGCTGAATGAAGGAGTCTCTCCCAAAATATTTGTTACGGGCTTTCATGGTGTAGGGCATGTCGGCTGGATAGCTACCCGACACATAGTCACGAAGCTTGAAGCCAAAAGGGTAGGTATGGTCTTAACTCCGAACATGACCCCTTTTGTCAGCATAAAAAACGGTGTGGTAACACCATATGAACTATATGCGAAGGACAACTTGCTGGCATTTTTACCAAATGTGCCAGTGAGTCCAAAAGACTCGATAATCGTTCCACAAATGCTCGCACAAATGATATTCGACATGCATGTGGACATGGTCATACTCTTTGGGGGCCTTGACGCGTCATTTGCAGAGCCAGACTCAAGGCCGAGAATCGCACCGACAAGCAGTTTCTTGTCAAATTATGCCGAAATCATCAATAAACATGGGCTTCCAATAATAGATGAAAGGCTAGGGATAGTAGGACCCCTAGCCACCCTACTTACTTACTTTGAAGCCGGAAATATTCCAGCCGTAGCTATTCTTCCATATGCGTCACTCGATAGACCTGATCCTAGAGCTGCTGCCCAAGCAGTAGAAATTTTCTCAAACATCACTGGCATAGGGATAGATGTTAAAGAGTTGCTGGAGGAGGGTGAACAGCTAGAGAAACAGCTAGAGGAGCTCGAAAAGAAAATAAAAGACACAATGAAAAACCGTGAATCGCTAGTGTACCATGTATAA
- a CDS encoding signal recognition particle subunit SRP19/SEC65 family protein → MRKRDGYIIWPEYFDSSKPRKWRRVSKSLSVDKPTIEEIKDAAVKAGFTVIVDPEAKHPGFWFDSRGRLIVKAQMKKSAVIKTIALHLKKIREEKARSKKR, encoded by the coding sequence ATGAGAAAAAGAGACGGATATATTATCTGGCCGGAATATTTTGACTCTTCAAAGCCCAGAAAATGGAGACGCGTCTCTAAATCTCTCTCTGTCGATAAACCAACAATAGAAGAAATAAAGGACGCGGCAGTAAAGGCTGGATTCACGGTAATTGTCGACCCAGAAGCCAAACATCCTGGTTTCTGGTTTGACTCGAGAGGCAGGTTGATAGTAAAAGCACAAATGAAGAAAAGCGCCGTGATAAAGACTATTGCGTTGCACCTTAAAAAAATTAGGGAAGAAAAAGCACGCTCTAAGAAGAGATAG
- a CDS encoding RNA polymerase Rpb4 family protein yields MLSEKDLTYPEALRILEQEESKRDLTNIERYTLEYLRKFSKIGDPAKAREAVERLVKELDIPETIAVQLVNVKPSDVSEVRVFLATLNKVFTEEELKKIIEILSSTE; encoded by the coding sequence ATGCTTTCAGAAAAAGACCTAACATACCCGGAGGCATTGAGGATCCTAGAACAGGAAGAATCAAAAAGGGACTTAACGAATATCGAGCGGTACACACTTGAGTATCTCCGAAAATTTTCCAAAATAGGTGACCCTGCGAAGGCCCGAGAGGCAGTGGAGCGTCTAGTCAAGGAACTGGACATACCAGAGACAATCGCTGTCCAGCTAGTAAATGTAAAACCGTCCGACGTTTCAGAGGTCAGAGTTTTTCTTGCCACTTTAAACAAGGTCTTCACCGAGGAGGAATTAAAAAAGATAATTGAAATATTGTCTTCGACAGAGTAA
- a CDS encoding 50S ribosomal protein L21e: MRHSHGYRNRGRKLLRQHPRERGYRGLSRLMYEYNINDKVIIDIDPTYIETAPHRRYQGKIGTIVEKRGRAYVIEILVGSKIKKIITTPEHMKPFAVQQAQN; this comes from the coding sequence ATGAGGCACTCGCATGGATACCGGAACAGGGGAAGAAAACTACTTAGACAGCATCCACGCGAAAGAGGATACAGGGGCCTTAGCAGACTAATGTATGAGTACAATATAAATGACAAAGTAATTATTGATATAGATCCCACATACATTGAAACTGCGCCCCATAGACGCTACCAAGGAAAAATCGGGACAATAGTTGAAAAACGTGGAAGAGCATATGTCATAGAGATTTTAGTTGGGAGCAAAATAAAGAAAATAATAACTACTCCCGAGCATATGAAACCCTTCGCAGTACAACAAGCACAGAACTAG